From a region of the Candidatus Methylomirabilis limnetica genome:
- the cbiR gene encoding cobamide remodeling phosphodiesterase CbiR: protein MNVPFRIGATSFIYPARWLPNVERLAGRVDDIEILLFELESGLPDEAELRALVEWKGRADLTYTVHTPLNVSLASDSNSQRQTAIEQVCRAIELARPLRPHAYIVHVYLGDCEHDRVPTDLPAWRRRAAGSLEAILDRGVSPADLCIETLDYNFSHIEPVVNDLGLSVAIDLGHLHRDERPERDLLLLNLHRTRVIQWHGVDPSGRDHRSLKHYPHESARWVVDTLLSVSYRGVLTLEVFREADFEESLAVVQSLVAGEPS from the coding sequence GTGAACGTACCTTTTCGCATCGGCGCCACTTCGTTTATCTACCCAGCCCGATGGCTTCCAAACGTCGAGCGGCTGGCCGGTCGGGTCGACGACATCGAGATTCTCTTGTTCGAACTCGAATCAGGCCTTCCGGACGAAGCGGAACTGCGCGCGCTCGTTGAGTGGAAGGGGCGAGCCGATCTGACCTATACAGTACACACGCCTCTCAACGTCAGTCTGGCGAGCGACAGCAATTCGCAGCGTCAGACGGCCATCGAACAGGTCTGCCGCGCGATCGAGCTGGCAAGGCCGCTCCGGCCCCACGCCTATATCGTGCACGTCTACTTGGGCGACTGCGAGCACGATCGGGTGCCAACGGATCTTCCGGCCTGGCGTCGCCGCGCGGCGGGGTCGCTCGAGGCCATTTTGGACAGAGGGGTTTCTCCGGCAGACTTGTGCATTGAAACGCTCGACTACAATTTCTCACACATCGAGCCGGTCGTCAACGACCTTGGCCTCTCTGTGGCGATTGATCTCGGGCACCTTCACCGCGACGAGCGTCCAGAGCGAGATCTGCTTCTCCTAAACCTACACCGTACGCGGGTGATCCAGTGGCACGGCGTGGACCCATCGGGGCGAGATCACCGCTCGCTCAAGCACTACCCGCACGAGAGTGCTCGCTGGGTCGTCGATACCCTGCTGAGCGTGTCGTACCGTGGTGTGCTTACGCTCGAAGTCTTTCGTGAGGCTGATTTTGAGGAGTCGCTTGCAGTCGTTCAGTCGCTGGTCGCGGGGGAGCCGTCATGA
- the cobU gene encoding bifunctional adenosylcobinamide kinase/adenosylcobinamide-phosphate guanylyltransferase, with the protein MSDETRIVLIGGGARSGKSAFALSLARRLGARRAFVATAQAMDEEMKERIADHARTRGADFRTVEEPLALAERLLDLCDIDVVVIDCLTLWLSNLLLRDESETRILEQVQTLVGVLERRAFHAVIVTNEVGMGVVPETPLGRAFRDVAGRAHQRLAGVADEVYLAILGSVLRIRPEPVSVRILESAL; encoded by the coding sequence ATGAGCGACGAAACCAGGATCGTATTGATCGGGGGAGGAGCGCGGTCTGGCAAGAGCGCCTTCGCCCTCTCGCTGGCACGGCGCCTCGGCGCGCGGCGCGCGTTCGTCGCGACCGCGCAGGCCATGGATGAGGAGATGAAGGAGAGAATCGCGGACCATGCCCGCACACGCGGTGCCGACTTTCGGACCGTCGAGGAACCACTCGCTCTGGCTGAGAGGTTGCTCGATCTTTGCGATATCGACGTCGTCGTGATCGACTGCCTGACCCTGTGGCTTTCGAACTTGCTTCTCCGGGACGAGTCGGAGACGAGGATCTTGGAGCAGGTGCAAACCCTTGTCGGCGTCCTGGAACGGCGGGCGTTTCACGCCGTCATCGTGACGAACGAGGTGGGGATGGGCGTGGTGCCCGAGACGCCGCTCGGAAGGGCCTTCCGGGACGTTGCGGGCCGCGCCCACCAACGACTCGCTGGCGTCGCAGATGAGGTCTATCTGGCGATCCTCGGGTCGGTCCTGCGCATCCGACCCGAGCCCGTGTCGGTTCGAATCCTGGAAAGCGCATTATGA